One region of Polaribacter pectinis genomic DNA includes:
- a CDS encoding FGGY family carbohydrate kinase, translating to MKNVIAVIDIGKTNKKIFLFDENFEVYSENSTQFEEILDDDGFPCDNLEAIESWIFDEIEKIQSNDYYNLKAINFSTHGASLIYLDKEGKRIAPLYNYLKPLDLEKYEGFYESFGGKEEFSRNTASPAYGMLNTGLQILKLQKEKSSIWENVETILHYPQYLSYLFTKKITSDFTSVGAHTATWDFDKMSYHKWVSDYKLNLPIPKNGKEAVITTINNQEIAVGSGLHDSSASIIPLLETEKNKEFILLSTGTWIIAMNPFSKETLTQDQLQNNCLCFMTPEKQQIKSSMQFLGKIHEVYLTALSSYFKVDKNKHLQLQLNKKLCNELVYEDSRVFLSEGIDSDFEAHPNLLTYYANYETAYYQLIFEISKKVIDGINLISDENNPINNVFISGGFNKNLIFITFLKLLKSDIILKISDCKNESALGAALMMKSYL from the coding sequence ATGAAAAATGTTATTGCAGTTATCGATATTGGAAAAACAAATAAAAAGATATTTTTATTTGATGAAAATTTTGAAGTTTATTCAGAAAATTCAACCCAGTTTGAAGAAATACTTGACGATGATGGTTTTCCTTGTGATAATTTAGAGGCAATAGAAAGTTGGATTTTTGATGAAATAGAAAAAATACAAAGCAACGATTATTACAACTTAAAAGCTATTAATTTTAGCACACATGGCGCATCTTTAATTTATTTAGATAAAGAAGGAAAAAGAATAGCACCATTATATAATTATTTAAAACCTTTAGATTTAGAAAAATATGAAGGTTTTTATGAGTCTTTTGGTGGTAAAGAGGAGTTTTCAAGAAATACAGCATCTCCCGCTTATGGAATGTTAAATACGGGACTTCAAATATTAAAATTACAAAAAGAGAAATCAAGTATTTGGGAGAATGTAGAAACTATTTTACATTATCCGCAATACTTAAGTTATTTATTTACAAAAAAAATTACTTCAGATTTTACTTCAGTTGGTGCACATACAGCAACTTGGGATTTTGATAAAATGAGTTACCATAAATGGGTTTCTGATTATAAATTGAATTTACCAATTCCTAAAAATGGAAAAGAAGCTGTAATAACTACTATTAACAATCAAGAAATTGCAGTTGGTAGTGGTTTACACGATAGTTCCGCATCTATAATACCATTATTAGAAACAGAAAAGAATAAAGAATTTATTTTATTGTCTACTGGAACTTGGATTATTGCTATGAATCCTTTTAGTAAGGAAACTTTAACACAAGATCAATTACAAAATAATTGTTTGTGTTTTATGACCCCAGAAAAGCAGCAAATAAAATCTTCGATGCAATTTTTAGGTAAAATTCACGAAGTATATTTAACGGCATTAAGTTCTTATTTTAAAGTAGATAAAAATAAGCACTTACAACTTCAGTTAAATAAAAAACTGTGTAATGAACTAGTGTATGAAGACTCACGCGTATTTTTATCAGAAGGTATTGATAGCGATTTTGAAGCTCATCCTAATTTATTAACTTATTATGCAAATTATGAAACTGCTTATTACCAATTAATATTTGAAATTAGTAAAAAAGTAATTGACGGAATTAATTTAATTTCTGATGAAAACAATCCAATTAATAATGTATTTATTTCTGGTGGATTTAATAAAAACCTAATATTTATTACCTTTTTAAAACTACTTAAGAGTGATATTATTTTAAAAATTTCTGATTGTAAAAATGAAAGCGCTTTAGGTGCTGCATTAATGATGAAATCTTATCTGTAA
- a CDS encoding L-fucose isomerase yields MSRLIGRLPKVGIRPVIDGRELGVRESLEVQTMDMAKAAAKLIEDTLRFPSGEKVEVVIADTTIGGVADAAACADKFKREGVEVSLTVTPCWCYGTEVMDTNPLTPKAVWGFNGTERPGAVYLAAALAGYSQKGLPAFGIYGKEVQDGGDQTIPQDVSEKILRFVKGGLAVAQMNGKSYLSIGYSSMGIAGSMVDVNFLQDYLGVRAEFVESVEILRRIDEGIFDQDEYAKALAWTKENCKEGKDYNSPEAQKSAEVKDEEWEKVVKMTLICKDLMNGNPKLKEMGFGEESKGRNAIMGGFQGQRQWTDYQPNADFTESILNSSFDWNGIRQAYTFATENDCLNAISMLFGHLLTNKAQLFSDVRTYWSPESVERVTGKKLTGIAKDGIIHLINSGSTTLDATAQQTDAEGNPTMKPFWDITEEEVQKCLDNTKWPAAIAEYFRGGGFSSQFKTKGTIPLTMCRLNLVKGIGPVLQIVEGWSVELPGDVHEILDERTNPTWPTTWFVPRTTGTGFFKDVYTVMAKWGANHGAISHGHIGADLISLAAMLRIPVNMHNVSEDDVFRPSAWSAFGEGLEGADYRACKNYGPLYGFKE; encoded by the coding sequence ATGAGTAGATTAATAGGTAGACTACCAAAAGTAGGAATTCGTCCTGTAATTGACGGACGTGAATTAGGTGTAAGAGAGTCTTTAGAAGTTCAAACTATGGACATGGCTAAAGCTGCAGCTAAACTAATTGAAGATACATTACGTTTTCCAAGTGGAGAAAAAGTAGAGGTTGTAATTGCAGATACTACTATTGGTGGTGTTGCAGATGCAGCAGCTTGTGCAGATAAATTTAAAAGAGAAGGAGTAGAAGTTTCATTAACAGTAACGCCATGTTGGTGTTATGGAACAGAAGTTATGGATACAAATCCTTTAACTCCTAAAGCGGTTTGGGGTTTCAACGGAACAGAAAGACCAGGAGCTGTTTATTTAGCAGCAGCATTGGCAGGTTATTCTCAAAAAGGATTACCAGCTTTTGGAATTTATGGTAAAGAAGTGCAAGATGGTGGCGATCAAACCATTCCTCAAGATGTATCAGAAAAAATATTACGTTTTGTAAAAGGAGGTTTAGCTGTTGCTCAAATGAACGGTAAATCTTATTTATCTATAGGATATAGTTCTATGGGAATTGCAGGTTCTATGGTAGATGTAAACTTTTTACAAGATTATTTAGGTGTTAGAGCCGAGTTTGTAGAATCTGTAGAGATTCTAAGACGTATAGATGAAGGTATCTTCGACCAAGATGAATATGCAAAAGCATTAGCTTGGACGAAAGAGAACTGTAAAGAAGGAAAAGATTATAACAGTCCAGAAGCTCAAAAATCTGCAGAGGTTAAAGATGAAGAATGGGAAAAAGTTGTAAAAATGACTTTAATCTGTAAAGATTTAATGAACGGAAATCCTAAATTGAAAGAAATGGGATTTGGCGAAGAGTCTAAAGGTAGAAATGCTATTATGGGAGGTTTCCAAGGGCAACGTCAGTGGACAGATTACCAACCAAATGCAGATTTTACGGAGTCTATTTTAAATTCATCTTTCGATTGGAATGGAATTAGACAAGCATATACTTTTGCAACAGAAAACGATTGTTTAAACGCTATTTCTATGTTGTTTGGGCATTTGTTAACTAATAAAGCACAATTATTTTCAGATGTAAGAACTTATTGGAGTCCAGAATCTGTAGAAAGAGTTACGGGTAAAAAGTTAACAGGAATTGCAAAAGACGGAATTATTCATTTAATCAATTCTGGTTCTACAACATTAGATGCAACTGCACAACAAACAGATGCAGAAGGAAATCCTACAATGAAACCATTTTGGGATATTACAGAAGAAGAAGTTCAAAAATGTTTAGATAACACCAAATGGCCAGCAGCAATTGCTGAATATTTTAGAGGTGGAGGATTCTCTTCTCAATTTAAAACAAAAGGAACTATTCCATTAACAATGTGTAGACTTAACCTTGTAAAAGGAATTGGACCCGTTTTACAAATTGTTGAAGGTTGGAGTGTAGAATTACCTGGAGATGTTCACGAAATTTTAGATGAAAGAACAAATCCAACTTGGCCAACAACTTGGTTTGTGCCAAGAACAACAGGTACAGGTTTCTTTAAAGATGTATATACAGTAATGGCTAAATGGGGCGCAAACCATGGCGCAATTTCTCACGGACATATAGGTGCAGATTTAATTTCTTTAGCAGCAATGTTACGTATTCCTGTAAACATGCATAATGTTAGTGAAGATGATGTATTTAGACCAAGTGCTTGGTCTGCTTTTGGAGAAGGTTTAGAAGGAGCAGATTACAGAGCTTGTAAAAACTATGGTCCTTTATACGGCTTCAAAGAATAG
- the rhaD gene encoding rhamnulose-1-phosphate aldolase: MKTLKLPIEVQQELKKVSTVAGYLWQREWAERNAGNISMNLTSFFKKEDVQGIGEEVPFDFPKESAGFVIYITGTGCYLRDLVDMLEEVSCILYINEDASAYSIIWGGNRPNFGPTCELISHASIHLFNSKYHPENLAVVHTHPLELICMSHHELFDNEEELNRQIWAMCPEVKVFVPKGIHCTPYALSSTEHLAKVTIEAFKTRNVSLWEKHGATATAPDVMKAWDFLDVANKGAKMLMMCWAAGFQPAGLSNAQLTELEQFI; encoded by the coding sequence ATGAAGACTCTAAAACTTCCAATAGAAGTACAACAAGAATTAAAAAAAGTATCTACAGTAGCTGGGTATTTATGGCAAAGAGAATGGGCAGAAAGAAATGCTGGAAATATTTCGATGAACTTAACGTCTTTCTTTAAAAAAGAAGATGTTCAAGGAATAGGAGAAGAGGTGCCTTTCGATTTTCCGAAAGAATCTGCAGGATTTGTAATTTATATTACAGGAACAGGATGTTACTTAAGAGATTTAGTAGATATGTTAGAAGAGGTATCATGTATTCTTTATATTAATGAAGATGCAAGTGCTTATTCTATTATTTGGGGAGGAAACAGACCTAATTTTGGACCAACTTGTGAGTTAATTTCTCATGCAAGTATTCATTTATTTAACTCAAAATATCATCCAGAAAATTTAGCGGTTGTTCATACACATCCATTAGAATTGATTTGTATGAGTCATCACGAATTGTTCGATAATGAAGAAGAATTAAACAGACAAATTTGGGCTATGTGTCCAGAAGTTAAAGTATTTGTACCAAAAGGAATTCATTGTACACCTTATGCATTGTCAAGTACAGAGCATTTAGCAAAAGTTACAATTGAAGCTTTTAAAACAAGAAACGTTTCACTTTGGGAAAAACACGGAGCAACAGCAACTGCGCCAGATGTTATGAAAGCTTGGGACTTTTTAGATGTAGCAAATAAAGGTGCCAAAATGTTAATGATGTGTTGGGCAGCAGGTTTTCAACCAGCTGGACTTTCAAATGCACAGTTAACAGAATTAGAGCAGTTTATATAA
- a CDS encoding helix-turn-helix domain-containing protein translates to MKISKNIGLGDPSTNFQNFIDLKLKLLCCRYWLLDLWDCHDMVFPYWRIYWNKNEGGELMHDDKVTPMNPDMLYIIPPFTSFSSRFTKNHIYKTGIHVTGKHLTNDIDEINNEEKSLIHFFTHFNLGVPFDNVYPSIIEIKLTDYLKERLTYLTERLKIENKDFKLTFNLKLQAFIKETLTNIGPELWKTINMDDRVLKVIRFVEMNVDKKLSNAEIANVVHMASNSFARLFKEEMNISVHNFIQNRKIAKACDLFEHSNNTIEEVAYNLGFSDRYHFSRVFKSVTGLTPAVYKSGKYT, encoded by the coding sequence ATGAAAATTTCTAAAAACATCGGTTTAGGAGATCCATCCACTAATTTTCAGAATTTTATTGACTTAAAATTAAAATTACTTTGTTGCAGATATTGGCTATTAGACTTGTGGGATTGCCATGACATGGTTTTTCCTTATTGGAGAATCTATTGGAATAAAAATGAAGGTGGAGAATTAATGCATGATGATAAAGTAACACCTATGAATCCAGATATGTTATATATAATCCCTCCATTTACTTCTTTCTCTTCTCGCTTTACCAAAAACCACATCTACAAAACGGGTATTCATGTTACTGGAAAGCATTTAACAAATGATATAGATGAAATAAATAATGAAGAAAAATCACTAATCCACTTTTTTACTCATTTTAATTTAGGGGTTCCTTTTGATAATGTTTACCCAAGTATTATTGAAATTAAATTAACCGACTATTTAAAAGAGAGGTTAACTTATTTAACCGAAAGACTAAAAATAGAAAACAAAGACTTTAAATTAACTTTTAATTTAAAACTACAAGCATTTATAAAAGAAACACTTACTAATATAGGTCCAGAATTATGGAAAACTATAAATATGGATGATCGTGTTTTAAAAGTGATACGTTTTGTTGAAATGAATGTAGACAAGAAGTTAAGTAACGCAGAAATTGCTAATGTAGTTCACATGGCATCAAATTCTTTTGCGAGACTATTTAAAGAAGAAATGAATATTTCTGTACATAATTTTATTCAAAATAGAAAAATAGCAAAAGCTTGTGATTTATTTGAACATTCAAATAACACAATTGAAGAAGTTGCCTATAATTTAGGTTTTTCGGACAGATATCATTTTTCAAGAGTTTTTAAATCAGTAACCGGCTTAACACCTGCTGTTTACAAATCCGGGAAATATACTTAA
- the aldA gene encoding aldehyde dehydrogenase produces the protein MKQFDQFINGKFVKSTSTGVTEVLNPCTEEVLSTIPKGSIQDANMAIDVAFHSQKKWRTLAAIERANFLNKMATIIRENRVFLAETLAAEQAKVIGLAQVEIDVTADYFDYNAGWARRIEGEIIQSDRRKEHIFLHKAPIGVAVGILPWNFPFFVMARKVAPSLVTGNSCVIKPSCVAPNTVMEFAKLIAGIGLPDGVLNFVCGAGATVGNALTSNPNTGIVSLTGSVYAGQKIMEAAAPNITKVSLELGGKAPAIVCADANLELAVNAVVNSKVIFSGQVCNCAERVYVEDSIYDEFMDRVTKKFNEVKVEDAFSTNNPDMSSMVSKAQIDKVEEMVNFAKKEGAEVVLGGNRSSQFDKGYFYQPTLLTNVTQNMQIIQEEVFGPVLPVMKFGSLDEAIALANDCEYGLTSSIFSENFNKVMHAADSLEFGETYINREHFEAIQGFHAGWKKSGLGGADGKHGMEEYLQTKVIYAQYQ, from the coding sequence ATGAAACAATTTGATCAATTTATAAACGGAAAGTTTGTTAAATCAACTTCTACAGGAGTAACAGAAGTTTTAAACCCTTGTACAGAAGAAGTTCTTTCTACAATACCAAAAGGATCTATACAAGATGCTAACATGGCAATTGATGTAGCTTTTCATTCTCAAAAAAAATGGAGAACTCTTGCTGCAATCGAAAGAGCTAATTTTTTAAATAAAATGGCTACAATTATCCGTGAAAACAGAGTGTTTTTAGCAGAAACTTTAGCCGCTGAACAAGCTAAAGTAATAGGTTTAGCACAAGTAGAAATTGATGTAACAGCAGATTATTTTGATTATAATGCAGGTTGGGCTCGTAGAATAGAAGGTGAAATTATTCAAAGTGATAGAAGAAAAGAACACATCTTTTTACACAAAGCTCCAATTGGAGTTGCTGTAGGTATTTTACCTTGGAACTTTCCATTCTTTGTAATGGCAAGAAAAGTAGCACCATCTTTAGTAACAGGAAATTCTTGTGTTATTAAACCAAGTTGTGTTGCTCCAAATACAGTAATGGAATTTGCAAAGTTAATTGCAGGAATTGGTTTACCTGATGGAGTATTAAACTTTGTTTGTGGTGCTGGTGCAACTGTTGGGAATGCGCTTACAAGCAACCCAAATACTGGTATTGTAAGTTTAACAGGAAGTGTGTATGCAGGTCAGAAAATTATGGAAGCTGCTGCACCAAATATTACAAAAGTATCTTTAGAGTTAGGTGGAAAAGCGCCGGCAATTGTTTGTGCAGATGCTAATTTAGAACTTGCTGTAAATGCAGTTGTAAATTCTAAAGTAATTTTTAGTGGACAAGTTTGTAACTGTGCAGAAAGAGTGTATGTAGAAGATTCTATTTATGATGAATTTATGGATAGAGTTACAAAGAAATTCAACGAAGTAAAAGTTGAAGATGCTTTCTCTACAAACAATCCAGACATGAGTAGTATGGTTTCTAAAGCGCAAATAGATAAAGTTGAAGAAATGGTAAACTTTGCTAAAAAAGAAGGTGCTGAAGTTGTATTGGGAGGAAATAGATCAAGTCAGTTTGACAAAGGTTATTTCTACCAACCAACTCTTTTAACAAACGTTACACAAAACATGCAGATAATTCAAGAAGAAGTATTTGGACCTGTTTTACCAGTAATGAAATTTGGTAGTTTAGATGAAGCAATTGCTTTAGCTAATGATTGTGAATATGGTTTAACATCATCTATTTTCTCTGAAAACTTTAATAAAGTAATGCATGCTGCAGACAGTTTAGAGTTTGGAGAAACATATATTAATAGAGAGCATTTTGAAGCTATTCAAGGTTTCCACGCAGGTTGGAAAAAATCTGGTTTAGGTGGTGCAGATGGTAAACATGGTATGGAAGAATACTTACAAACAAAAGTAATCTACGCTCAATACCAATAG
- the fucP gene encoding L-fucose:H+ symporter permease gives MATSKKIPVVSKEYLLPFIVITSLFSLWGFANDITNPMVAAFATVMEISSAKAALVQLAFYGGYATMAIPAALFVRKYSYKSGILLGLSLYAIGALLFYPAAEYEVFGFFLGSLYILTFGLAFLETTANPFILSMGDEKTATQRLNLAQAFNPIGSLFGMFVASKFILVALDSDKRNEAGEIIFSTLSEAKKAIVRTHDLSIIRNPYVILGFVVIAMFIIISLIKMPKRKNIENPTSAKSSFQRLFKNSKYKEGVLAQLFYVAAQIMCWTFIIQYAGNLGISKAEAQNYNIIAMTIFLCSRFVSTFLMKYINSKKLLMIFALCAMATISGVILIEGMMGLYLLVATSAFMSLMFPTIYGIALDGLSKEDTALGAAGLVMAIVGGALMPILQGTMIDMEKIGPFSGVNFSFILPFICFCFIAIYGYRTFKIHK, from the coding sequence ATGGCTACATCAAAAAAAATACCTGTAGTATCCAAAGAATACTTACTTCCATTTATAGTTATAACTTCATTATTTTCTTTATGGGGTTTTGCTAATGATATTACAAATCCAATGGTAGCAGCTTTTGCTACAGTTATGGAAATATCGTCTGCAAAAGCGGCATTAGTTCAGTTAGCTTTTTACGGAGGCTATGCAACAATGGCAATACCAGCAGCTCTTTTTGTTAGAAAATACAGCTACAAAAGCGGTATTCTTTTAGGGTTATCATTATATGCAATTGGTGCATTATTATTTTATCCTGCAGCAGAATATGAAGTTTTTGGTTTCTTTTTAGGATCATTATATATTTTAACTTTTGGTTTGGCTTTTTTAGAAACTACTGCAAACCCATTTATTTTATCAATGGGAGATGAAAAAACAGCAACACAACGTTTAAATCTTGCACAAGCTTTTAATCCAATTGGTTCCTTATTCGGAATGTTTGTAGCTTCAAAATTTATTTTAGTTGCTTTAGATTCTGATAAAAGAAATGAAGCTGGTGAAATAATTTTTAGCACATTATCTGAAGCTAAAAAAGCAATTGTAAGAACACACGATTTATCTATCATAAGAAACCCTTATGTAATTCTTGGTTTTGTTGTAATAGCCATGTTTATTATTATCAGTTTAATAAAGATGCCTAAAAGAAAAAATATTGAAAACCCAACTAGTGCTAAATCTTCTTTTCAAAGATTATTTAAAAACAGCAAATACAAAGAAGGTGTTTTGGCACAACTTTTTTATGTAGCTGCGCAAATAATGTGTTGGACATTTATTATACAATATGCTGGTAATTTGGGTATATCTAAAGCTGAAGCTCAAAACTACAACATTATTGCAATGACAATATTTTTATGTAGCAGGTTTGTGAGTACTTTTTTAATGAAGTATATAAACTCTAAAAAATTATTAATGATTTTTGCACTTTGTGCAATGGCAACAATTTCTGGTGTTATTTTAATTGAAGGAATGATGGGACTTTATTTATTAGTTGCAACATCTGCATTTATGTCATTAATGTTTCCAACAATTTACGGAATTGCTCTTGATGGGTTAAGCAAAGAAGATACTGCTCTTGGCGCTGCTGGTTTAGTAATGGCAATTGTAGGTGGTGCTTTAATGCCAATCTTACAAGGAACTATGATAGACATGGAAAAAATTGGTCCTTTTTCTGGAGTTAATTTCTCGTTTATACTTCCTTTTATTTGTTTCTGTTTTATTGCTATTTATGGTTATAGAACGTTTAAAATTCACAAATAA
- a CDS encoding L-rhamnose mutarotase — protein sequence MKIYCFALDLINDSKLISEYKKYHEKIWPEITNSIKAAGIENLDIYLIGNRLFMIMKVNETFTFEKKTIMDLENPKVQEWENLMWNYQQKLPFAKEGEKWVLMDKIYQL from the coding sequence ATGAAAATATATTGTTTCGCTTTAGACCTTATAAATGATTCTAAATTAATTTCTGAATATAAAAAATATCATGAAAAAATTTGGCCTGAAATTACCAACAGTATAAAAGCTGCAGGGATTGAAAATTTAGATATTTATTTAATAGGAAATCGATTATTTATGATCATGAAAGTTAACGAAACCTTTACTTTTGAAAAGAAAACGATAATGGATTTAGAGAACCCAAAAGTTCAAGAATGGGAAAACCTAATGTGGAATTATCAGCAAAAATTACCTTTTGCAAAAGAAGGCGAAAAATGGGTTTTAATGGATAAAATTTATCAGTTGTAA
- a CDS encoding alpha-hydroxy acid oxidase, whose translation MELTINPKYPSVDDLRKRAMVKMPKFAFEYLDGGCNEDINLDKNRTDLQKIELMPQYLSKFEKSEMKTELFGHTYDAPFGISPVGLQGLMWPNSPEILAKSAHKHNIPFILSTVTTSSIERIAEITEGKSWFQLYHPAEEKVKRDLLDRAAAAGTDVLVILADVPTFGYRPRDVRNGLAMPPSMSIKNILEVMTKPDWALQTLVHGQPSFKTLEKYMPKGLSLKKLGEFMDATFSGRLNEDRIASIRDQWKGKLVIKGVVSEEDAQKSIDLGVDGIIVSNHGGRQLDAGQSSIVPMTSLAEKFGDKTKIMVDSGLRGGPDIARAMASGAEFTFMGRSFMYGVGALGKQGGDHTISLMKRELLQVMEQICCQKTGEFKPHLIK comes from the coding sequence ATGGAATTAACAATAAATCCAAAATATCCATCTGTAGATGATTTACGAAAAAGAGCTATGGTAAAAATGCCAAAGTTTGCTTTCGAATATTTAGATGGGGGATGTAATGAAGATATCAATTTAGATAAAAATAGAACTGATTTACAGAAAATTGAGTTAATGCCTCAATACTTATCAAAGTTTGAGAAATCAGAAATGAAAACAGAATTATTTGGACACACTTATGATGCACCTTTTGGAATTTCTCCTGTAGGTTTACAAGGTTTAATGTGGCCAAATTCTCCAGAAATTTTAGCAAAATCTGCACACAAACATAATATTCCTTTTATTTTAAGTACTGTTACTACTTCTAGCATAGAACGTATTGCAGAAATTACAGAAGGAAAATCTTGGTTTCAATTATATCATCCTGCAGAAGAAAAAGTAAAAAGGGATTTATTAGATAGAGCCGCTGCTGCTGGCACAGATGTCTTGGTTATTTTAGCAGATGTACCAACTTTTGGCTATAGACCCAGAGACGTACGTAATGGATTGGCAATGCCACCAAGTATGAGTATTAAAAATATTCTTGAAGTAATGACAAAACCGGATTGGGCTTTACAGACTTTAGTACATGGTCAACCAAGTTTTAAAACATTAGAAAAGTATATGCCAAAAGGACTTAGCTTAAAAAAGTTAGGAGAATTTATGGATGCAACTTTTTCAGGTAGATTAAATGAAGATAGAATTGCTTCAATTCGTGACCAGTGGAAGGGTAAATTAGTTATTAAAGGTGTGGTTAGTGAAGAAGATGCGCAAAAATCTATAGATTTAGGTGTAGATGGTATTATTGTATCTAATCATGGAGGTCGTCAATTAGACGCCGGACAATCTTCTATTGTACCAATGACAAGTTTAGCTGAAAAATTTGGAGACAAGACAAAAATAATGGTAGATTCTGGTTTACGTGGTGGTCCAGATATTGCAAGAGCAATGGCAAGTGGAGCAGAATTCACATTTATGGGAAGAAGTTTTATGTATGGTGTTGGGGCTTTGGGTAAACAAGGTGGAGATCATACAATATCTTTAATGAAACGAGAATTATTACAAGTTATGGAGCAAATTTGTTGTCAAAAAACAGGTGAATTTAAACCACATTTGATTAAGTAA